One window of the Hoplias malabaricus isolate fHopMal1 chromosome Y, fHopMal1.hap1, whole genome shotgun sequence genome contains the following:
- the LOC136678918 gene encoding transcriptional activator MN1-like: MFGLDPFGPPLRSVRTEKNFSQPRASMSSHYNARAPGPVEPGMGALNEPPMLALNMNMNGGEQYGGFHARGHSDMHAAGLQQQPQQQQQQQQQAPMHGFFNNQQPHNHPHGHQAHPHQHHPHFGGNFGDPGPGSSCLHGGRIMGYGPGMGPQQGFADGFDPLSEGQSGDGFPQQQPQTQQQRPGSMPDFQHHGPSGGNHPVPAPCLPLDQSPNRAASFHGLPSSSSTSSETHNLESRRMPPQGAVEGLDYSYPNEPSGHFDVSVFSPSEPDSQLPHFGGGRQVPGASFPGNPGLSRASGMQGISKGHPQAPPQQQQPQPPAQHSVFFDRGFGGGRKIPVGMEPGARHPLMQQQQTGLMGRQNPCPPSLPRPPQPEAGSANASMQEGGVMMPGQHNQFEYPIHRLENRGMNPYGDPMFNMQQQPPPPQQPPSQRLQHFDAPYLNVAKRPRFDFPNAHGGEGCGSWNSGMHNPPGMENHISPSAYPGLPGEFTPPVSDGFPPGPPLQHPGPEQQSLQQRQNAAMMIKQMASRSQQQRMRQPNLQQLGHHGDVPQGPMVHGGPVGGFERDSAGRMVNFDGQNPHMAPESGWFPGPHPPGEMLGRRMGGPGGEAGAHDMQNGAAMMFRPGVNGLGMQDPMRIPGEGHVQPLHSPSIHPQFGNGMGNLAQMQSPGAGVGLPNTPSERRPNDFSGPPMGAQPSFPFGGSSRQGAPHNNAQGVSTSPGSYASQSEFPAGQRSSVSKLGALSLGSFNKTSSKDSVFGQSCLAALSTACQNMIASLGAPNLNVTFNKKSQGEGKRKLSQTEQDVNTSTANGTSSTGPEFFPGGATPQTTQMPSASNGNTKPAGPNQTVQGEASALSPGYNMDATPCNEGKAATGSGRGRGRRKRDSGHVSPGIFFPSDNGNPVVSPGQQVTAAAGSGERGGGTPHEKPITSPSWGKGGDLMLGDQAADLMSSLDSGIQSVSKSADCSPRVEFPDEIGPHFSNEDEVSSSSDAGASAKGGSPKLQRLDNGLMGGQKGQGIGLANHTTSTSEGYGGVGHPGHPGTPGMEQVRTPSSTSGQDEIHPLEILQAQIQLQRQQFSISEDQPLAVKNSKKATDCNGQSGDVDLASCSPDAGKGSVGTIDLDTLMAEQHATWYVPSDKSLLENSEEDKSLGAWEKAKGQGSIKEDVDLSQNKSGGGGGGTPGPGGAGPHLQCLSVHCTDELGDPKGRGGPVPSWRSLHSDISNRFGTFVAALT, translated from the exons ATGTTTGGACTGGATCCGTTCGGTCCCCCGTTACGCAGCGTCAGAACCGAGAAGAACTTCAGCCAGCCGAGAGCAAGCATGAGTTCGCACTACAACGCCAGGGCTCCAGGGCCGGTCGAGCCCGGTATGGGCGCCCTTAACGAGCCCCCAATGCTCGCGCTCAACATGAACATGAACGGAGGGGAGCAGTACGGTGGTTTCCACGCGCGGGGACACTCGGACATGCACGCGGCAGGACTCCAGCAACAAccgcaacagcagcagcagcaacaacagcaaGCGCCAATGCACGGCTTCTTTAACAACCAGCAACCTCACAACCACCCCCACGGCCACCAGGCTCACCCCCACCAACACCACCCACACTTTGGGGGAAACTTCGGGGACCCAGGCCCTGGATCCTCCTGCTTACACGGAGGTAGGATAATGGGTTATGGCCCCGGTATGGGCCCCCAGCAGGGATTCGCAGATGGGTTCGACCCGCTCTCAGAAGGCCAGTCCGGGGACGGGTTTCCTCAGCAACAGCCGCAAACGCAGCAGCAAAGGCCAGGCTCGATGCCTGACTTCCAACACCACGGACCCTCCGGCGGAAACCACCCAGTCCCAGCCCCCTGCCTGCCCCTCGACCAGTCCCCGAACCGGGCTGCCTCCTTTCATGGCCttccttcctcttcctccacgTCCTCGGAAACCCACAACCTAGAGTCCAGACGCATGCCCCCTCAGGGCGCCGTCGAAGGCCTGGACTACAGCTATCCCAACGAGCCCTCTGGACATTTTGACGTATCTGTGTTTTCCCCCTCCGAGCCAGATTCCCAGCTCCCCCACTTTGGTGGAGGGAGGCAGGTGCCAGGGGCCAGTTTTCCTGGAAACCCAGGCCTGTCCCGGGCCTCAGGAATGCAGGGCATCTCTAAAGGACACCCCCAAGCCCCtcctcagcagcagcagccacaGCCCCCGGCCCAGCACAGTGTGTTCTTTGATCGGGGGTTCGGAGGAGGGCGCAAAATTCCAGTGGGCATGGAGCCCGGTGCCAGGCATCCCCtcatgcagcagcagcagacagGCTTGATGGGCCGACAAAACCCCTGCCCACCTTCCCTCCCGCGGCCCCCGCAGCCCGAGGCCGGCTCGGCCAATGCCAGCATGCAGGAGGGCGGCGTCATGATGCCTGGCCAGCACAACCAGTTTGAATACCCGATTCACAGACTGGAGAACAGAGGGATGAACCCCTACGGGGACCCCATGTTCAATATGCAACAGCAGCCCCCTCCTCCCCAGCAGCCTCCCAGTCAGAGGCTGCAGCACTTTGACGCCCCGTATTTGAATGTGGCTAAAAGGCCTAGGTTTGACTTCCCCAACGCCCACGGAGGGGAGGGCTGCGGCTCCTGGAACAGCGGAATGCACAACCCGCCCGGTATGGAGAACCACATCTCTCCCTCGGCCTACCCGGGCCTTCCTGGAGAGTTCACTCCCCCTGTTTCTGATGGGTTTCCCCCAGGCCCGCCGCTGCAACACCCCGGCCCTGAGCAGCAGTCGCTGCAGCAGAGGCAGAACGCCGCCATGATGATCAAGCAGATGGCCTCTCGGAGTCAGCAGCAGAGAATGAGACAGCCCAACTTGCAGCAGCTCGGTCACCACGGAGATGTCCCTCAGGGCCCTATGGTTCACGGAGGTCCCGTGGGGGGCTTTGAGAGAGACAGCGCTGGGAGGATGGTGAACTTTGATGGGCAGAATCCCCACATGGCTCCTGAAAGTGGCTGGTTTCCTGGGCCACACCCACCAGGGGAGATGCTGGGGAGGCGTATGGGTGGCCCGGGTGGCGAGGCAGGCGCTCATGATATGCAAAACGGTGCTGCCATGATGTTTAGGCCAGGTGTCAATGGTCTGGGCATGCAGGACCCTATGAGAATACCTGGAGAGGGCCACGTGCAGCCCTTACACTCACCCAGCATACATCCGCAATTTGGAAACGGCATGGGGAACCTGGCACAAATGCAGTCACCCGGGGCCGGTGTGGGGCTGCCCAACACGCCATCGGAAAGACGTCCAAATGACTTTTCAGGGCCACCCATGGGTGCCCAACCCTCTTTTCCTTTTGGGGGGTCCAGTCGACAGGGGGCACCACACAATAATGCCCAGGGTGTGAGCACCTCTCCAGGGAGTTATGCCTCACAGTCAGAGTTTCCAGCTGGCCAGCGCTCCTCTGTCAGCAAATTGGGGGCTCTCTCTTTGGGGAGTTTTAACAAAACAAGCAGCAAGGACAGTGTGTTTGGACAGAGCTGCCTAGCGGCACTCTCCACCGCCTGCCAGAACATGATCGCCAGCCTGGGGGCCCCTAACCTCAACGTGACATTCAACAAGAAGAGCCAGGGAGAGGGGAAACGAAAGCTGAGTCAAACCGAGCAGGATGTGAATACCAGTACGGCCAATGGGACAAGCAGCACTGGGCCAGAATTCTTCCCGGGTGGAGCCACACCCCAGACAACCCAGATGCCTAGCGCTAGCAATGGCAACACTAAGCCGGCGGGGCCAAACCAGACGGTGCAGGGGGAAGCCAGCGCCCTCTCCCCAGGTTACAACATGGACGCTACCCCTTGCAATGAGGGGAAAGCGGCAACAGGGAgcgggagagggagagggaggaggaagagggacaGTGGCCATGTGAGCCCTGGGATTTTCTTCCCCTCCGACAATGGCAACCCTGTTGTGAGTCCCGGCCAGCAGGTCACAGCAGCAGCTGGCAGcggagagaggggtgggggcaCACCTCACGAAAAACCCATCACATCGCCATCCTGGGGGAAGGGGGGTGACCTGATGCTGGGCGATCAAGCTGCTGACCTGATGTCGTCCCTAGACAGCGGCATCCAGAGCGTGTCAAAGTCGGCCGACTGCTCGCCTCGGGTCGAGTTCCCGGACGAGATCGGCCCCCACTTCAGCAACGAAGACGAGGTCTCGTCCAGCTCGGATGCAGGCGCCTCAGCGAAGGGTGGCTCACCCAAGCTGCAGAGACTGGACAACGGGCTGATGGGTGGGCAGAAAGGGCAGGGAATAGGCCTCGCCAACCACACTACCTCAACGTCAGAGGGCTACGGAGGAGTAGGCCACCCAGGTCACCCAGGTACGCCGGGCATGGAGCAGGTCAGAACGCCCTCCAGCACCTCGGGCCAGGACGAGATCCACCCCCTGGAGATACTGCAGGCTCAGATCCAGCTTCAGAGGCAGCAGTTCAGCATCTCCGAGGACCAGCCTCTTGCCGTGAAGAACAGCAAGAAAGCAACGGACTGCAATGGACAGAGCGGAGACGTAGACCTCGCCAGTTGTAGCCCGGATGCCGGAAAGGGCTCGGTGGGCACAATCGACCTGGACACACTCATGGCCGAGCAGCACGCCACCTGGTATGTGCCCAGCGACAAGAGCCTTCTGGAAAACTCGGAAGAGGACAAGTCACTGGGAGCGTGGGAAAAGGCTAAAGGACAGGGCTCCATCAAAGAAG atGTGGACCTCTCTCAGAACAAAAGCGGAGGAGGCGGAGGAGGGACTCCTGGACCTGGAGGAGCTGGTCCCCACCTCCAGTGTCTCTCCGTCCACTGCACGGACGAACTGGGAGACCCCAAGGGCCGCGGCGGTCCGGTCCCGTCCTGGCGCTCGCTCCACTCGGACATCTCCAACCGCTTCGGGACCTTTGTGGCTGCACTCACCTGA